In Achromobacter spanius, the following proteins share a genomic window:
- a CDS encoding DNA topoisomerase III, with translation MRLFLCEKPSQGKDIGRILGATQRGEGCLNGSGVTVTWCIGHLVEAAPPEAYDEQLKRWSVEQLPIIPQHWRVEVKPKTATQFKVVKALLAKATHLVIATDADREGELIAREIVELCGYRGPIERLWLSALNDASIRAALGKLRPSAETLSMYHSALARSRADWLVGMNLSRLFTVLGRQAGYDGVLSVGRVQTPTLKLVVDRDREIARFVSVPYWAIAVSLFAGGSTFAAQWVPPDACTDDAGRCLRQPVAQQTMQQIRAAGSAHVVSVETERVREGPPLPFDLGTLQEVCSKQLGLDVQETLEIAQALYETHKATTYPRSDSGYLPESMFAEVPTVLDSLLKTDPSLRSIMGQLDRSQRSRAWNDGKVTAHHGIIPTLEPAKLSAMSEKELAVYRLIRSHYLAQFLPHHEFDRTVAKFSCGGQNLAATGKQVVIPGWRQVLAEPQAEDGDGEGDTAVRAQVLPALPKLYEGLACQVADVDLKALKTLPPKPYTQGELVKSMKGVAKLVSDPRLKQKLKDTVGIGTEATRANIIGGLIARGYLVKKGRAIRASDAAFTLIDAVPAAIADPGTTAVWEQALDMIEAGQLTLDVFIGKQAAWISQLIAQYGSASLSIKVPQGPACPQCGAPTRQRSGKSGPFWSCSRYPDCKGTLPVESGSSKRGASRPRRSGRKGS, from the coding sequence ATGCGGCTGTTCTTGTGCGAGAAGCCCTCCCAGGGCAAAGACATTGGCCGGATTCTCGGCGCCACGCAGCGCGGTGAAGGCTGCCTCAACGGTTCCGGCGTCACGGTCACCTGGTGCATCGGCCATCTCGTGGAGGCGGCGCCGCCCGAGGCCTACGACGAGCAGCTCAAACGATGGTCCGTTGAGCAGTTGCCCATCATTCCCCAGCACTGGCGGGTCGAGGTCAAACCGAAGACCGCCACGCAATTCAAGGTCGTCAAGGCGCTCTTGGCGAAGGCGACTCACCTGGTTATCGCCACCGATGCCGACCGCGAGGGCGAATTGATCGCCCGCGAGATCGTGGAGCTTTGCGGCTACCGCGGCCCCATCGAACGCCTGTGGCTGTCGGCGCTCAACGATGCGTCCATTCGGGCGGCACTGGGCAAGCTGCGGCCTTCGGCCGAGACGCTTTCGATGTACCACTCGGCGCTGGCGCGCTCCCGTGCGGATTGGCTCGTGGGCATGAACCTGAGCCGGCTGTTCACGGTGCTGGGGCGACAGGCGGGTTACGACGGCGTGCTGTCGGTCGGCCGCGTACAGACCCCGACGCTCAAGCTCGTTGTGGACCGCGACCGCGAGATCGCGCGCTTCGTGTCCGTACCATACTGGGCCATCGCCGTGTCCCTGTTCGCAGGCGGTTCGACTTTCGCCGCGCAATGGGTTCCACCCGATGCGTGCACCGACGACGCAGGCCGCTGCCTGCGGCAGCCGGTCGCACAGCAGACCATGCAGCAGATCCGCGCTGCGGGCAGTGCCCACGTCGTGTCGGTGGAGACTGAGCGTGTCCGCGAAGGCCCGCCGCTGCCGTTCGACCTGGGCACCTTGCAGGAAGTGTGTTCCAAGCAGCTTGGGCTGGACGTGCAGGAAACCTTGGAGATTGCCCAAGCCCTGTACGAGACGCACAAGGCCACGACGTACCCCCGCTCGGACTCCGGCTACCTGCCCGAGAGCATGTTTGCCGAAGTGCCCACCGTTCTCGACAGCCTGCTCAAGACCGATCCCTCGCTGCGCTCGATCATGGGCCAGCTCGACCGCTCGCAGCGCTCGCGCGCCTGGAACGATGGCAAGGTCACGGCGCACCACGGCATCATCCCGACGCTCGAACCGGCGAAGCTCTCCGCCATGAGCGAGAAGGAACTGGCCGTGTACAGGCTCATCCGGTCGCATTACTTGGCGCAGTTCCTCCCTCACCACGAGTTCGACCGCACTGTGGCCAAGTTTTCGTGCGGGGGGCAGAACCTGGCGGCCACGGGCAAGCAGGTTGTCATCCCGGGTTGGCGCCAGGTGCTCGCCGAGCCGCAGGCCGAAGACGGTGATGGCGAGGGCGATACTGCGGTCCGCGCCCAGGTGCTGCCCGCGCTGCCGAAACTGTATGAGGGCCTGGCATGCCAGGTGGCCGACGTCGATCTCAAGGCACTCAAGACGCTGCCGCCCAAACCGTACACGCAAGGCGAGTTGGTCAAGTCCATGAAAGGCGTCGCCAAGCTGGTGTCCGATCCCCGCCTGAAGCAGAAGCTCAAGGATACGGTTGGCATCGGCACCGAAGCGACGCGGGCCAACATCATCGGCGGCCTGATCGCTCGCGGCTACCTCGTGAAGAAGGGGCGCGCCATCCGCGCCTCGGATGCGGCTTTCACTTTGATCGATGCCGTGCCTGCGGCGATTGCCGACCCTGGCACCACCGCCGTCTGGGAACAGGCGCTCGACATGATCGAGGCCGGACAGCTCACCCTGGACGTGTTCATCGGCAAGCAGGCCGCGTGGATTTCGCAGTTGATTGCGCAGTACGGCAGCGCCTCCCTGTCCATCAAGGTTCCCCAAGGGCCGGCATGCCCGCAGTGCGGCGCACCCACGCGCCAGCGCAGCGGCAAGAGCGGCCCGTTCTGGTCGTGCAGCCGCTACCCGGACTGCAAAGGCACGCTGCCAGTCGAATCCGGCAGCTCCAAGCGCGGCGCCTCGCGCCCGCGCCGTAGCGGCCGCAAAGGCTCCTGA
- a CDS encoding single-stranded DNA-binding protein: protein MSTQFIGEGNIGSPPEYREFPNGNDDPRRLLRLNVYFDNPVPTKGGEFEDRGGFWAPVELWHHDADRWQQLYQKGMRVLVVGRMERDPWTDNEDQPRETWQVNARSVGILPYRIESVALSPKPQEAEPKPQATQESTAPKETKRRK, encoded by the coding sequence ATGAGCACACAATTCATCGGCGAGGGCAACATCGGATCGCCTCCCGAGTACCGCGAATTCCCCAATGGCAACGACGATCCTCGCCGGTTGCTCCGGCTGAACGTGTACTTCGACAACCCCGTCCCCACCAAGGGCGGCGAGTTCGAGGACCGCGGCGGCTTCTGGGCGCCGGTGGAACTCTGGCACCACGACGCCGACCGCTGGCAGCAGCTCTACCAGAAGGGCATGCGGGTGCTGGTCGTCGGCCGCATGGAGCGCGACCCCTGGACGGACAACGAAGATCAGCCGCGTGAGACTTGGCAGGTCAACGCGCGCAGTGTCGGCATCCTGCCGTACCGCATCGAGTCTGTGGCCCTCAGCCCGAAGCCACAGGAGGCAGAGCCGAAGCCCCAGGCCACCCAGGAATCGACGGCGCCGAAAGAGACCAAGCGCAGGAAGTGA
- a CDS encoding DUF3158 family protein, whose product MSDPNREPRYFRRLEQPAFMRLEHAASLKGLLKPFKGKGDFEAWASQCFAMRDELIALAQRQVLPQACGHPFHLLPVELAQQTTGAGTTFLRWRKHDRSAMGVALWQELMASPSTPVNLLHDLHEIELQRVMLNMQISLLHTLGRQAQECASKAAQADNTYLRRLASVPAAVRDR is encoded by the coding sequence ATGAGCGACCCGAACCGCGAACCGCGCTACTTCCGTCGTCTGGAACAGCCAGCCTTCATGCGGCTGGAACACGCGGCCTCTCTAAAAGGCCTTTTAAAGCCTTTTAAAGGTAAAGGGGACTTCGAGGCCTGGGCCAGCCAGTGCTTCGCCATGCGCGACGAGTTGATTGCCCTGGCGCAGCGACAGGTGCTGCCACAGGCGTGCGGGCATCCCTTCCACCTGCTTCCCGTCGAGCTGGCCCAGCAGACCACTGGCGCAGGCACGACCTTTCTTCGCTGGCGCAAGCACGATCGATCGGCCATGGGCGTGGCGTTGTGGCAGGAGCTGATGGCGAGCCCCAGCACGCCGGTCAACCTGCTGCACGACCTGCACGAGATCGAACTGCAGCGCGTCATGCTGAACATGCAGATCAGCCTGCTGCACACCCTGGGCAGGCAAGCACAGGAATGCGCCAGCAAGGCCGCGCAGGCGGACAACACCTACCTGCGCCGGCTCGCGTCCGTTCCTGCCGCAGTGCGCGATCGGTGA
- a CDS encoding PFL_4669 family integrating conjugative element protein yields the protein MATSNEPLQLNLGSLRSAMSLTLHTHHASRIWHGRAAAEGRPGIVGLNGYIAVMNKMKRGSEQDDPYSDWWMLRIEEKLDQTRTTLQSLREQVDQALAGVPAALSLGENLNVQPVKLPLFVNAQLGFAAVYLLADYDDIARKLILAHHTALIDRSTLERWLNEGAHALRSLFSLAQQYRYSGCTRDDFAAKNAAARAALEKFGELPQDVLEGMRRSKFAPPVVRRGLQQRGDSAAAAASPTDEGAAADSAEAKSTAAGEDEPA from the coding sequence ATGGCAACCAGCAACGAACCATTGCAACTCAACCTCGGCTCCCTGCGCAGCGCGATGTCGCTGACGCTGCACACCCACCACGCCTCGCGCATCTGGCATGGCCGCGCCGCCGCCGAGGGGCGACCCGGCATCGTCGGCCTGAACGGCTACATCGCCGTGATGAACAAGATGAAGCGCGGCTCGGAGCAGGACGACCCGTACAGCGACTGGTGGATGTTGCGCATCGAGGAAAAGCTCGACCAGACCAGGACCACGTTGCAATCGCTGCGCGAGCAGGTTGACCAGGCACTGGCCGGCGTGCCTGCGGCGTTGAGCCTGGGTGAGAACCTCAACGTGCAGCCGGTGAAGCTCCCCTTGTTCGTGAACGCGCAGCTCGGCTTTGCCGCCGTCTATCTGCTGGCCGACTACGACGACATCGCCCGCAAGCTGATCCTCGCCCACCACACCGCGCTGATCGATCGCTCGACGTTGGAGCGCTGGCTCAACGAAGGTGCCCACGCGCTGCGCAGCCTGTTCAGCCTGGCCCAGCAATACCGCTACTCGGGCTGCACCCGCGACGACTTCGCGGCCAAGAACGCCGCAGCTCGGGCAGCATTGGAGAAGTTCGGCGAACTGCCGCAGGACGTGCTCGAAGGCATGCGCCGCTCGAAGTTTGCGCCGCCCGTCGTGCGCCGTGGTCTGCAACAGCGTGGTGATAGCGCTGCCGCAGCCGCATCTCCCACCGACGAAGGCGCTGCCGCCGATTCGGCCGAGGCCAAGTCCACAGCCGCCGGCGAGGACGAACCGGCATGA